One part of the Arabidopsis thaliana chromosome 1 sequence genome encodes these proteins:
- a CDS encoding sequence-specific DNA binding transcription factor has translation MRFESKCLCREKDIDEVLQSHTVYSNVSKGVLAKSKDLMKSFGSDDHTKICIDILEKGELQVAGKERESQFSSQFRDIATIVMQKTINPETQRPYTISMVERLMHEIHFAVDPHSNSKKQALDVIRELQKHFPIKRSPMRLRLTVPVQNFPSLLEKLKEWDGSVVSKDESGTQMSTVCEMEPGLFRECDSHVRSIQGRLEILAVSVHAEGDTSMDHYDEHDDMALQTHKPLLPAETETKDLTDPVVELSKKLQKQEISTTDNIKQEGGEEKKGTKCSTCNTFVGEAKQYREHCKSDWHKHNLKRKTRKLPPISADECMSEIDMDDSRADLKDYSF, from the exons ATGAGATTTGAGTCAAAATGTTTATGCAGGGAGAAGGATATAGATGAAGTGCTACAGTCGCATACTGTTTATTCAAATGTTTCGAAAGGAGTTCTTGCAAAATCGAAAGACTTGATGAAGTCGTTTGGATCAGATGATCATACGAAAATATGCATCGAT ATTTTGGAGAAAGGAGAGCTTCAAGTTGctggaaaagaaagagaatcaCAGTTCTCAAGCCAGTTTCGGGATATAGCAACGATTGTTATGCAGAAAACTATCAACCCTGAAACACAACGACCTTATACCATCAGCATGGTAGAGCGCCTAATGCATGAAATTCATTTTGCTGTTGATCCTCATAGTAATTCCAAGAAGCAG GCACTTGATGTCATCCGTGAGCTGCAAAAGCACTTCCCTATAAAGCGTTCTCCAATGAGACTGCGTCTTACTGTTCCTGTTCAAAATTTCCCCTCGCTTCTGGAGAAGCTAAAAGAATGGGATGGTAGTGTTGTCTCCAAAGACGAATCTGGAACACAGATGTCCACT GTCTGCGAGATGGAACCGGGCCTATTCCGAGAGTGTGATTCCCATGTGAGGAGTATCCAGGGAAGACTAGAAATACTCGCTGTATCAGTTCATGCAGAAGGTGACACAAGCATGGATCATTACGATGAGCATGATGATATGGCATTGCAAACCCACAAGCCGTTGTTACCTGCTGAGACTGAGACTAAGGATTTGACCGATCCCGTCGTTGAACTTAGCAAGAAACTGCAGAAGCAAGAGATAAGTACTACAGATAACATAAAGCAAGAAggtggagaagaaaagaaggggACCAAGTGCAGCACTTGCAACACGTTCGTTGGAGAGGCTAAGCAATACAGAGAGCACTGTAAGAGTGATTGGCACAAACACAACCTTAAGCGTAAGACTCGGAAACTCCCTCCTATTAGTGCTGACGAATGCATGTCTGAGATTGACATGGACGACTCTAGAGCAGATTTGAAAGACTACTCTTTCTGA